DNA sequence from the Sulfuricurvum sp. genome:
GAGATAGTAGCAACGGATTAGCATTATCCTCTTTGCAGATAATCTCTCCACCTCTATCAAAGTGATCTCCATAAAAGCTCACCCTATCGTTTCGACTACAAATATCATCACCCCACACCATCACTACCACTAAAAACAATCCGATCAACGGCATGAGCATCTCTTTAAGAAAGGTGAATACGAGCACCCCCATCAAAAATATCAATCCAACTATAGCCACCATATCCATATCAAAGTGATTCATTTTTATTCTCCTCTTTACGATTTTTTAACTCGTTTATGCATTCACGGCTTTGTTTGACTATTGCTGTGAAACTAAATACCATGGCTGCTGCCATACATAGGAAACTTCCCACCAATACCCATTTCATCCCCATGCTCCATCCTGCATACACCATCAAACCCACCGACACGATCCCTATCCAGACGATTTGCTTGCGATGGCTCAATGTGACAAGAACCATCAGCATACTCAGCACCCAGTAGAGTGCACTCAGTTGAATGATTTCATTGTGAATTAATGACACATACTCCCTTTATCGTGAAATAAATAAACAAATGTTTATATTTAAAGCTATTATATACTTATATATAAACAATGTCAACGGTAAATATACTTATATGATTATATTAAAGCATTATTTATTACTTATATGTAAATTTATGGCATTTTGCAAAGTAGTCAGTATAGCGGGATGCTATTTTTAATAAGTAAACATTTGATTATCTATATTTATATTTAGTAAACATATAAGATAATCATACCTCCATAGTAAACATTTGAGGTGATTTAGATAGAATTTTACAAACAAATAAGTATTAGAGAACCTATGGACAAACACGCATTCAATATTTTACTCAAAACTGCCGGACTCAGTAAAAAAGAGTTTGCCGAGATATTAGGGACAACCGGCGGTACGATTTCAAACTGGGGGAATGAAGATAGAGAGATCCCCTATTGGGTTGAGTCGTGGTTAGCTCTCTATATTGAAAATCAACACTGCAAAAAAATCAAAGAGGCTATTAAAGAGAGCGGTGTATGTGAAGTAATGGACAAAAAATCCAAGTGAATTATTTAACCTTCGAATCGTTTATCTCAATTCCTGTACTGATTGTCTTCTATTACATCGGAGCACTTATATTCCCTCTCATCCTTTGGGTTAAACGTAACTGGGTCATAAAACTCACTGACGCACTAACGCAAACTTTCCCCATTACAGCCTCAAGACTCATTCTTGGTTTCATTATTTTATTACTCGGGTTTGAAATTATGTGGCGTATGCTGTTTGAGATGTTAATCGGCTATTTTCAGATGAGAGAGTACTTATATCATTTGGCAGGTTAATGAGCTAATATAGATTACAAATTATTTACTATTTTATTGAGTATTTCACCTTATAGAGTATTTTCTTAAAATCCCCGAAACCTTTTAGGGACCATTGCCCCCTCCCCTATTCTAAGCGCTTCGTTGATTTCATCAATCATTCTTGAGGTGTTTTTAGGAAGCGTTCCTGAGAGATGCAGCGCATTGGAAGCGTGGTTTGAGCGGAAGATAATCTTTTGCGGCGGGTTTAACTCTGAGAGTAGATGTCTCTGTTCTTGTAGGATCTGGTGGTCATTTAATGGGGTGAAGGCATTAAATGACCTACGAAATCTCTCAACACTCCCCTCTTCCAACCCTAGCTGCAAAGTAGATAGATAGGTCATCGGTGCGGCATTGATGAGTTTGATAGTATCGCGGATATGCTCATGAGTATGCTCTAATCCCCCAAGTCCAAGTATCACGGTAGAGGATATTTTTATACCTGCTTCGTGGGCTTTGGTGAGTGCTTCAATCATTTTAGAGGAATTAACCCCTTTATCGATTTTCTCTAAAAGTTCATCATTACCGGTTTCGATCCCAAAGTAACCCAGACTCAGCCCCCCTGCCCTTAGAAATTTCAGTTCATCAACACTTTTTTCCAAAAAGTTCTGCGCCGTCGTATACAACGAAACACGACTAAGACGAGAAAACGCCTCTTTGAGTAAACGTAACAACTTTGCGAGATGTTCAATGAAAAGTGATAGTGCGTCACCATCGGCTAAAAATACCTTATTGGCATCTGGATAGCGATAAGAGAGGATACCTATCTCCTCTTTAAGTTCTTCGATCGGACGAATCGTAAAACGTTTGCTCTTATACATACTGCAATAGGTGCATCGGTTGTGAGAACAGCCGAATGTCGCTTGAAGGATTATGTTGTCAGCTTCGGCTGGGGGACGATAAAGTGGGAATGAATAGTTAATCATGGCAAGATTGTTACGTTTCATTGCTTGAGAGAGGCTTTTATAATCATATTATTCTTTATAATTGTTCTAGATGTGCCTATTTTGTGGGATTTGCGCTACAGCCATGCTATAATCCCACCCAAATTTATCTCCAAAGGAACCCCATGAATAAAGCTCAATTTGTTGAACTGGTTCAAAAACACGGTGAGTATTCATCTAAAGCAGCAGCAGATGCAGCAATTGATGCCGTTACATCAGCGATTACAGAAGCTCTCTCACAAAAAGAAGATGTAGCACTTCCTGGATTTGGAATCTTTAAAACTGCTACTCAAGCCGCTAAAGAAGGTAAAGTTCCTGGTACAGACAAAACCTACAGCAAGCCCGCTACTACGGTTGCAAAGTTCACTGCAAGTTCAGTTCTTAAAGAGAAAGTAGCTGGGAAGTAATTCCCGCTGCATCTCCCCACTTTGTAGACCTCCTATTCTTTTCTAAAACACATATTCAGTCCATCATCAACGAAATCATTTTTTTATATATACAAGATGTAAATTTGATTAATCAATTTTTTTCGTTGGCAATCGTAACAATTTAGCGAATATATTATTGACAAAGTTGTTACGTTTACTAAATAACGTAACAAACGTGCGCTATTTTTCAGTATAACCACAGCATATAGACTAATTTTGTAATTTCGTGCCCTTTAGTAGCTGTTATATGTGGGTAAGTTGGATAATTATTGACACGAATGTTACATTAAAGCATTAACGTAACAACATTGCGGACAAAATATACGCAAAGTTGTTACACACAGTAGTAGTCTGACGCTATTGTCTTTTTAACTGACATGATTGTTACGTTTAAGCGCTATTTGCTTTCGTTTTACTGGCATAGCACTACTTCAATGACGCATAAGTGTTACGTTTTATTGGCAAAATTGTTACTCTAAAACCGCTTTAAAGTCCTTTAAATACGATGTTTCGGGGATTTCACCTAACTAATAAAATTTGTAACTATTTTTAAACTATTAAAAAATAAAAAACATTTAAATCCATTTTATTGATGAATTTGTTACCAATCAGACTTTGCTGTATCATATCCAAAGCCTTATTGTTTCAAATACACCGCAGTATTGTTACGTTTAGCTAAAAAACTTGTTTCGTTTATGGAACATAGTTTGCTTAATGAATAAAAAATCTTTGTGAGGACTGTTTTTAATGGCTGATGAGAAAGTGATCATATTTCGAAAAAATGAGAAAGATGAATATTTCCGTAAATCTACCGAATTTGCAAGTGCCGATGTCGTATTACGTGATGATGCTAAAAATTCCGGCTCTGTAGAAAGATTAAGTGCCACAATTCTCAAGGGGGTACAAGATCAATTATTTGATATGGCTCGTCAAAAGCAGATTGAATCATCCTCTAAACAACTTACAGCTTCATTGTGTACAGAGTATAAAGATATCTATATTGAAAATTATATTAAAGACGTTCGCAAAAAAGATAAATCAAAACCGCTTGATCGTCTTAGTGATGAAGCTGAAAAAAGTTATGAGCTTAAAAAAAAGAGTATAGATCGTTTAGCAGAGAAAGAAGCATGGAGAATAACGATCAAAGAATCGGTTGCAGACAATGAACTTATGTTCAAATTTGATGCTAAAAGTATATTTGATTATGCAAAAGTTCATGGTGGCGGGCATAAAGATAGACTTTATCAGGATGTTAAGAAAATTCAACAGCGATTTAATAATTGGTCAGAAAAAAAGTTTGATACAAAATCAGGAAAAATAGTAGATAAAGAAGTTACCGGTGTTTTATTCCCCTACTCCGAGTATTCTCACGGTGACAATGCCGCAATTGAAATTAAACTCGAAAAAGAGATGCTTTCAATGGTTCTCTTTTTAAATAAAAATTTCTTGAAATATCATCTTGATTCCTATCTTAAAGTAGAAACACCTAACGCGACACGCCTTTATGAATTGCTGGTAGATTATATTTCAGGCAATATTTTTGTATCAGGAAGAGACTTAACATTTGAATACCTGCAAAAGAAATTTAATACCAATTACAAACTCTTTCGTCTCTTTTTACAACGTCTTATGACGCCTTCGTTGGATAAAATTAACAGCGAGTTAGGGACAACGATTTCATGGGAAGTCGATAAGAAAAAAGGTCGCTCTATTGATACGATCAAATTCGTTATCAGTACACACGATAAAAAAATTCTACAAGGGATTAGAGACGAAGATATAGACGATTTCATACTTTATTCATTTGAATACTACTGTGCCCTACTCTCTCTTGGCTCTCAGCGTGCTCAAGGGGGATTAAAAGCGTTATATGAGAAAGTCAGAGGGATGATTAATGACGGTAGTTTTAATTATCTCAATAAAACAAAAGAAGAGATGATAAAAGAGCATCTTCAAAATCTCGAAGATGCTGAAGAACTTGAAGGTCTTATAGAGAGAGATGAAACATTAGCAGAAAAATATTTCTATGACCGAAAATACATGAATATTATGGAGCGCGATGAGACATCGTTTGTTGGATCAAATGCAATTGAATCACTTGAGTTCATTCGTAGTAGCTATTTAATTCCAAGAGGATTTTTAGGTCCTACCCTCTCATTTTTTACTTCACATGAAGAAGAAAAAGATCTCATCGCCTCTATATTGCCAATCTCGTTTAAGCTAACCGAAAAAAGATCTATCGTTATTGCTGAAAATAATTTTGATTCAATGAAAACAACTATTGAACCGTATTTGACATCAACCGAACGCTTTTTGTTTGATTCTCCTGAACATAAAGAGAGATTTTGTAAAGTATTTGGGATTGAGTATTTTGATAATCTCTCCCCTGCCCTAGAAGCAGATGTCGTATCTGAAATCCATGCAGATAATATATCGACCTTACAACCTATGCAAATAAATCTGTTTGAAAAGCTCGAAAACATTATGAACGTAATTGGGAATCGATCGATTGCTAAAAATAAAGAAAAATGGACGAGTGCAGTAGATGATTTGGTTGAAGAATACGGAGAAGCTGCCGTTGGAAATGTAATAAAATTTTTAACGAGTGGTAATGATAGCGCCCTATTCTGGCTAAAAAATATTACAACTCCTACAAAGTTTATTAAGCACTTTGAACAAATTGAACAAGTTTGTAATGTTGAACATGTGAGTCTATTGCAAAAAATAAAAGCTGATCCAGAAATAAAAGTTTTGATGAGTATGATGCAAAATCGTGGAGAGTCTGAAGAAGCTATTACCCATGAAGTTAATTCGTTTGTTTCAAAAAAGATTGAATCAGGTGTTTATGAAGCACAATCGAAAGAAGCCCCTTGGCAAACAGAAAAAAGAATCAAACGAGAATCCAATATAGAATTATTAGCCGAAATGCAAAATGCGGGCTATAGTAATATATTTGATTATTTAAAAAACATGGAAAAATAGTAATTATCCATCCGGATGGATAATTATAAATTCGATAGAATATTTATATCAATATTCCACTATGCTTAGTTTTTATGCTATACTTTTTCAAATAGTAATAAAATCATTTATCCATCCGGATGGATAAAAATTGAAGGGACGATATGGGTTCAGTAGTTTCAATTGTAAATCAAAAAGGTGGTGTTGGAAAAACGACAACGGCACAGGCATTAGCACGAGAGTTTGCCAAAACCAAAAAAGTGCTACTTATTGACTTTGATGGGCAAGCAACATTGACTGAGCTAATGGATCTTAACAACCATTTTGATAATGAATTTATTAAAGAGTATATGTCCACAGAAAGTATCGTAAAAATCTTTGAACGCGCTTCTATTGAGCCGTTGGATATTACTGGCATTTTAAAAGATGAAAATGGGAAATCAATTGTAGCTATTAAAGAGCTTCATTTTATTCCCTCGCCCGGCAATTCAATCGTTGCAGCTGCTGAGAGTGTGAGCGGTGGTAAAGATATGCTTTTAAATAAGTATCTTCAAAAAGTTAAAGATGATTATGATTATGTCATTATTGATGCATTACCATCTGTTTCAACGCTGTTTAGAAATGTTTTGCTTGCATCGGATGCGTTGATCGTTGCCATACAAACCAAAACAAACGCCATTGCCGGAGCCAATGGGTTCTTACAAGTTCTTAATGATGTACTTGAAGACTATGATAAAAACTACAATCATCTTTTTATCTTGCCGACAATGTACAATAAACAGCGCCGTGATGATAAAGAGACTTTGGCAGAGATTATGGGTAGTTATATGACTTCGTTAAAAACATATGCATCGATCGGAAAAATCCCTACGACCCTTTTGGAAGAGATACCCGATCGCACCGTATTCTCAAATGCTCAATCAGTCCGCTATTTTTTGCAAGATTATATTGAAGGGTTTGATACAGGAAAGAGAGATATTCTTCTTTTACTGGAAAATATTGCAAAAGTGATCACCAATAAACTGGAAGTAGGGGGCAAATAAGATGGCAAAACTACCTGCACGTAAAAATATATCGGCTGAAACGGCTACAAAAAGAATTGAAGAAGCCCAAGCGTTACGCCAAAGTATCTCTGAGAGCATCGAAAATAAAACAAGTAACACGATTGAGGTCGCTATTGCATCGATTGCATCCCCAAAATTCCATGACCGCCGATGGCATGACAAAATGGCGATTGTTGAACTCTCAAAATCGATTGAAGCCGTTGGGCTCATCTATCCGGTTGTTTTACGTAGAATAGGGGAGGGGCTTGAACGGATTATCGGATACCGCCGTATCGAAGCCTATAAAATACTCGGTAAAGAAACTATTCCTGCAATCATTTTGGAAAATGTCGATGATGATATGGCAATTTTGCTTATGGCTACTGAGAATATGCAAAGGGAAGACATCAGTGTTTATGATGAAACACTCGCTTTGATTGATTACCTCAAAGTCGCAATAAACGAGACTGGGGAGGGTGTTGAGAAACTTCTCGTCCGATTTAAAAATCACAATGCTGGATCGGTACAATTGAGTGACGATGAGAAAGAAAAACGTCTCCAAATGAATGAGGTTCTCAAAAAAACCGGTAAGATTGACATAAGTGGCTTATTAAACCGTCTTACAATGCTCTCTATGCATCCGTTAATCAAAGAAGCACTCAGTGCCAGTAGACTCTCTTTTTCAAACGCACAGGTACTTCAAAAGCTCTCTAAGAACGAAGTAGCACTCAAAGCCGTGATGAACAGAGTCATTGATGAGAATATGAGTAAGCGTGAAGCAATGAAGCTGGTTACTGAGCATAAAGAAGAAAAAGTCGGCAAAGTAGGGGAGGGTGATATAGTGTCAAGATTAAAAACCCTCAGTAAAACAAGCACAAAACAAGTCGCGAAACTCACTAAAGCTGACCAAGATAAGTTGATGGATTATTTTACAAAAATTGATGAGATTTTAAAAAGAAAATAGGGTAGGGCGGTCATTATTATCCAGTTAAATGCTCTAACCTATAGCAGTAGAACTTTTTTTAGACTCCTTAGAGACGTGAACGAATAATAATCAGCCCACGATTCAAAAAAGGGTGTTGTGAGTCATAGAGCTGTGTTATCATAGCGATAATAAACCATCCATAAGAGAGGAACGTCATGCAACAACCTTTTATGGCTTATGAGAACGAGACCGATGGATTCACTAC
Encoded proteins:
- a CDS encoding helix-turn-helix transcriptional regulator, with amino-acid sequence MDKHAFNILLKTAGLSKKEFAEILGTTGGTISNWGNEDREIPYWVESWLALYIENQHCKKIKEAIKESGVCEVMDKKSK
- a CDS encoding DUF4282 domain-containing protein, with amino-acid sequence MNYLTFESFISIPVLIVFYYIGALIFPLILWVKRNWVIKLTDALTQTFPITASRLILGFIILLLGFEIMWRMLFEMLIGYFQMREYLYHLAG
- a CDS encoding radical SAM protein, which produces MINYSFPLYRPPAEADNIILQATFGCSHNRCTYCSMYKSKRFTIRPIEELKEEIGILSYRYPDANKVFLADGDALSLFIEHLAKLLRLLKEAFSRLSRVSLYTTAQNFLEKSVDELKFLRAGGLSLGYFGIETGNDELLEKIDKGVNSSKMIEALTKAHEAGIKISSTVILGLGGLEHTHEHIRDTIKLINAAPMTYLSTLQLGLEEGSVERFRRSFNAFTPLNDHQILQEQRHLLSELNPPQKIIFRSNHASNALHLSGTLPKNTSRMIDEINEALRIGEGAMVPKRFRGF
- a CDS encoding HU family DNA-binding protein, which encodes MNKAQFVELVQKHGEYSSKAAADAAIDAVTSAITEALSQKEDVALPGFGIFKTATQAAKEGKVPGTDKTYSKPATTVAKFTASSVLKEKVAGK
- a CDS encoding replication initiation protein — its product is MADEKVIIFRKNEKDEYFRKSTEFASADVVLRDDAKNSGSVERLSATILKGVQDQLFDMARQKQIESSSKQLTASLCTEYKDIYIENYIKDVRKKDKSKPLDRLSDEAEKSYELKKKSIDRLAEKEAWRITIKESVADNELMFKFDAKSIFDYAKVHGGGHKDRLYQDVKKIQQRFNNWSEKKFDTKSGKIVDKEVTGVLFPYSEYSHGDNAAIEIKLEKEMLSMVLFLNKNFLKYHLDSYLKVETPNATRLYELLVDYISGNIFVSGRDLTFEYLQKKFNTNYKLFRLFLQRLMTPSLDKINSELGTTISWEVDKKKGRSIDTIKFVISTHDKKILQGIRDEDIDDFILYSFEYYCALLSLGSQRAQGGLKALYEKVRGMINDGSFNYLNKTKEEMIKEHLQNLEDAEELEGLIERDETLAEKYFYDRKYMNIMERDETSFVGSNAIESLEFIRSSYLIPRGFLGPTLSFFTSHEEEKDLIASILPISFKLTEKRSIVIAENNFDSMKTTIEPYLTSTERFLFDSPEHKERFCKVFGIEYFDNLSPALEADVVSEIHADNISTLQPMQINLFEKLENIMNVIGNRSIAKNKEKWTSAVDDLVEEYGEAAVGNVIKFLTSGNDSALFWLKNITTPTKFIKHFEQIEQVCNVEHVSLLQKIKADPEIKVLMSMMQNRGESEEAITHEVNSFVSKKIESGVYEAQSKEAPWQTEKRIKRESNIELLAEMQNAGYSNIFDYLKNMEK
- a CDS encoding ParA family protein, which gives rise to MGSVVSIVNQKGGVGKTTTAQALAREFAKTKKVLLIDFDGQATLTELMDLNNHFDNEFIKEYMSTESIVKIFERASIEPLDITGILKDENGKSIVAIKELHFIPSPGNSIVAAAESVSGGKDMLLNKYLQKVKDDYDYVIIDALPSVSTLFRNVLLASDALIVAIQTKTNAIAGANGFLQVLNDVLEDYDKNYNHLFILPTMYNKQRRDDKETLAEIMGSYMTSLKTYASIGKIPTTLLEEIPDRTVFSNAQSVRYFLQDYIEGFDTGKRDILLLLENIAKVITNKLEVGGK
- a CDS encoding ParB N-terminal domain-containing protein produces the protein MAKLPARKNISAETATKRIEEAQALRQSISESIENKTSNTIEVAIASIASPKFHDRRWHDKMAIVELSKSIEAVGLIYPVVLRRIGEGLERIIGYRRIEAYKILGKETIPAIILENVDDDMAILLMATENMQREDISVYDETLALIDYLKVAINETGEGVEKLLVRFKNHNAGSVQLSDDEKEKRLQMNEVLKKTGKIDISGLLNRLTMLSMHPLIKEALSASRLSFSNAQVLQKLSKNEVALKAVMNRVIDENMSKREAMKLVTEHKEEKVGKVGEGDIVSRLKTLSKTSTKQVAKLTKADQDKLMDYFTKIDEILKRK